The DNA segment GCGCCCGGGCGACCCCGTGCTGAAGCAGACCCTCGGCTCAGACAGCGGTTTCACAGTTACCATTTCCTCGGAAGGCGCGCGCATCCCCATCAACTACATCACCGACTCCCGCTTCCGGGAGATCATCTACAATCTTTTCATCCTCTGGCGGCTCACCCCTCAGGAGGCGGAGACCGCAGTGGATGGTCTGGCGGACTGGGTGGACACAGACAGCCAGATGCGCACCTACGGCGCCGAGTCCGACTACTATAAAGAGCGCGGTTATGCCGACTTCCCCAGAAATCAGGGCTTCGGCTCGCTGGATGAAATGATTCTCGCAAAAGGCATGGACGCGGTGGAGCGCATGAAGCCCGACTGGAGAACTTACTTCAGCACCTACGGTGACGGCTACATCGACCTGAACTACGCCCCGCAGGAGATCCTCATGGCGGTGGCAGATGTGGAGGAAAACGCCGCTCAATCCCTCATCCGCGAGCGCAGCGGTGCAGACGGCATTCCCGGCACGGAAGATGACAAGACACTCCAGCTCAATCAGGCCACCCAACTGCTGGGCATGGACGGCCAGGAAGCCCAATCCCTCAACAGCATCCTCACAGCGGATC comes from the Roseimicrobium gellanilyticum genome and includes:
- a CDS encoding general secretion pathway protein GspK; this encodes METETVEVRSGSHVASVPVPVKTLRLLPHHLRARRRDGGYALILVLAAIGLMTFTVIPLVNYMSDSIEENGMHGLRFRALHLAECGIAVGLHPQVRPGDPVLKQTLGSDSGFTVTISSEGARIPINYITDSRFREIIYNLFILWRLTPQEAETAVDGLADWVDTDSQMRTYGAESDYYKERGYADFPRNQGFGSLDEMILAKGMDAVERMKPDWRTYFSTYGDGYIDLNYAPQEILMAVADVEENAAQSLIRERSGADGIPGTEDDKTLQLNQATQLLGMDGQEAQSLNSILTADHLTRRVESVGRIGESTYKVVVIARRQDDGSLNYLARFEE